From the Manihot esculenta cultivar AM560-2 chromosome 14, M.esculenta_v8, whole genome shotgun sequence genome, the window TTCTCCGTCTTGAAGTCTCATCTACAAGCTTGAAATTAAGTCTCTTTCACCGGTTTCTAATCGAGGGCAGTGGTTCTATATATTTCAAACACAGGATCCACAACTCCTGCATATTACTTCTATATGTTTCATTTTCTTTGTATGTAAAATTGCAATAACTGGTCTTTTTAGATTGATTCATTCAACTGTACTATTGATACATTGGTAGAGATCAATATCATCCTACTTCAGTGAGATGGAGATTAGTGGTAGAACATCAACTGAGCAAATCAAGACAATTAACGATGTTTCACTTGATATTTACGAGCTAGCAAAGTCAGTGAGAAGTGAACTGGAAATCTTGCATCCGTTATCTGATGACTGTTGTATCTATAGAGTACCTAAGCTACTTCGCCAGTTAAACGAGAAAACCTACACACCTCGAGCAGTCTCCGTTAGACCACTTCACCATGGCAAACCAGAATTAAGACCGATGGAAGGACATAAAACAAGGTACAACGATTTTCTTGAATGGAGTGAGAAAGATTTGGAGGACTATATTGAACTTGTTAAAGATCGCGAGATCAGATTGCGCAATTGTTATTCAGAAACAAATTGGACTTAGCAGCGAGGACTTTGTGAGAATGATATTATTAAATTCTGCCTTCATTGTTATGGTCCTATTGAAACATAGTCTGAAAGAATTTGGAGGTAAGAAAGATCGTATATTTAGTAAACTAAGGATGATAGGAGACGTACGCTTCCACATTTTGTTGCTGGAAAATCAACTTCCATTCTTCATCTTGATGACTTGTTTAAGCTATGTACTATATCTCATCATGAGGGTCATCAACAACTTTCCATGATTTTGCTTACCCATAAGTTCTTTTCTGATACATTTGGCTCATGGGTTTCAAAGTGTTAGAAGTAATGCTGAAATGTGTTAGAATTTGTCAATTTCTGTTAGAATAAAATCTCTATTTTTCAGTCACTTGAGGACTGTTAGGGAAATCATTTCTGTTaataatgtttctgattttctACCTTATTTATTGTCATTTTCTTGTACTTAAGGAGTTCATTTATCAATGAAAAGTATGTTCTACCAAATTATCTTGTGCGCCTATAATTTGTTTGATAAAAGGCCTCTATTGTTTATTTACCTCTCTGTAAGAGAGAGGTCTCTGTGTATACATTCTTTTTGTTCTAACACAAAGtactatcttggaaaaacatgATTTCTCTAAAGTAGAGCATATGATAGATTTTCTAAGACTTTATCAACAGCCTCCAAAGTTGCAGAACAGAAAGAAAATCAAGAAGCCAACAGTACCTAGTGTCGCAGAGCTCCATCAAGCTGGTGTCCCGTTCGAGTTGGGTTCAGGCAAAAACTTGCTCAACATAAAATTCCAGAAGGGGATTTTGGAAATTCCATCGCTGCAAATTGATGAC encodes:
- the LOC122721733 gene encoding putative UPF0481 protein At3g02645, with translation MEISGRTSTEQIKTINDVSLDIYELAKSVRSELEILHPLSDDCCIYRVPKLLRQLNEKTYTPRAVSVRPLHHGKPELRPMEGHKTRYNDFLEWSEKDLEDYIELVKDREIRLRNYFLRLYQQPPKLQNRKKIKKPTVPSVAELHQAGVPFELGSGKNLLNIKFQKGILEIPSLQIDDSTEILLRNLKAFEQCL